In Frondihabitans sp. PAMC 28766, a genomic segment contains:
- a CDS encoding tetratricopeptide repeat protein gives MSNVPPSPASLRGAVDLSSLVNKAQAPAVPAGGAAGPAPDGGAAVGVPSLVVDVTDATFSAILELSNTVPVVVDVWAEWCGPCKQLSPILEKIVTEYAGRMVLAKVDADTNPQLTQAFQAQSIPTVAAVIGGRPVSLFVGALPEAQVRDVLEQVLQLAEQNGVTGSVAVDGAAETGEPAEPEPEPLPPHHQDAYDAIERGDYAGAQDAYRTAIAQDPRDQLAVAGLAQVSLLARLQGLTMAEVRSEGASKPDDADAQLAVADLDVSGGHVDDAFDRLLTAFPRLDQTGKDAVRTRLLDYFEIVGIDEPSVVAARRRLTMLLY, from the coding sequence ATGAGCAACGTCCCTCCCAGCCCCGCGAGTCTCCGCGGGGCCGTCGACCTGTCGTCTCTCGTCAACAAGGCGCAGGCTCCGGCCGTGCCCGCCGGAGGTGCCGCGGGTCCCGCGCCCGACGGTGGGGCCGCGGTCGGTGTGCCGTCGCTCGTGGTCGACGTCACCGACGCCACGTTCTCGGCGATCCTCGAGCTCAGCAACACCGTGCCCGTCGTCGTCGACGTCTGGGCCGAGTGGTGCGGGCCCTGCAAGCAGCTCTCGCCGATCCTCGAGAAGATCGTCACCGAATACGCCGGGCGCATGGTGCTCGCCAAGGTCGACGCCGACACCAACCCGCAGCTCACCCAGGCCTTCCAGGCCCAGTCGATCCCGACGGTCGCGGCCGTCATCGGCGGCCGCCCGGTGTCGCTCTTCGTCGGGGCGCTGCCCGAGGCCCAGGTGCGCGACGTGCTCGAGCAGGTGCTGCAGCTCGCCGAACAGAACGGTGTGACCGGGTCGGTCGCCGTCGACGGCGCCGCCGAAACCGGCGAGCCGGCAGAACCCGAGCCCGAGCCGCTGCCGCCCCACCACCAGGACGCCTATGACGCGATCGAACGCGGTGACTACGCAGGGGCGCAGGACGCCTACCGCACCGCCATCGCGCAGGATCCCCGCGACCAGCTTGCCGTCGCGGGTCTTGCGCAGGTGTCGCTGCTGGCACGCCTGCAGGGCCTCACGATGGCCGAGGTGCGGAGCGAGGGCGCCTCGAAGCCGGACGACGCTGACGCTCAGCTCGCAGTGGCCGACCTCGACGTGAGCGGAGGGCATGTCGACGATGCGTTCGATCGCCTCCTGACGGCCTTCCCGCGTCTCGACCAGACGGGCAAGGACGCCGTGCGGACGCGGCTGCTCGATTATTTCGAGATCGTCGGCATCGACGAGCCGAGCGTGGTCGCCGCCCGCCGCCGCCTCACGATGCTCCTCTACTGA
- the rpsB gene encoding 30S ribosomal protein S2, which translates to MAVVTIRQLLDSGVHFGHQTRRWNPKVKRFILAERSGIHIIDLQQSLGYIDKAYDFVKETVAHGGTILFVGTKKQAQGSISEQAIRVGQPYVNQRWLGGLLTNFQTVSKRLARMKELEEIDFDDTTQGFTKKELLIKKRELDKLHKTLGGIRNLTKTPSALWVVDTKKEHLAIDEAKKLGIPVIGILDTNCDPDEIQFPIPGNDDAIRSVGLLTRIVADAAAEGLIQRHQKPEEGETPVEPLAEWEAELLAQTTEADDVQAVDLREAVASVGKKTDAPEPTEENDADAQVEGKEIGEPVASPVAEADPEVANAVDPDAAAIDAAADAAASK; encoded by the coding sequence ATGGCCGTCGTCACCATCCGCCAGCTGCTCGACTCGGGTGTCCACTTCGGGCACCAGACCCGCCGCTGGAACCCGAAAGTGAAGCGCTTCATCCTCGCCGAGCGTTCGGGCATCCACATCATCGACCTGCAGCAGTCGCTCGGCTACATCGACAAGGCCTACGACTTCGTCAAAGAGACGGTCGCCCACGGCGGCACGATCCTCTTCGTCGGCACCAAGAAGCAGGCTCAGGGCTCCATCTCCGAGCAGGCCATCCGCGTGGGCCAGCCCTACGTCAACCAGCGCTGGCTCGGTGGTCTCCTGACCAACTTCCAGACGGTCTCGAAGCGCCTCGCTCGCATGAAAGAGCTCGAAGAGATCGACTTCGACGACACCACTCAGGGCTTCACCAAGAAAGAGCTCCTGATCAAGAAGCGCGAGCTCGACAAGCTGCACAAGACGCTCGGCGGTATCCGCAACCTCACGAAGACGCCGTCGGCCCTGTGGGTCGTCGACACCAAGAAGGAGCACCTCGCGATCGACGAGGCCAAGAAGCTGGGCATCCCGGTCATCGGCATCCTCGACACGAACTGCGACCCCGACGAGATCCAGTTCCCGATCCCGGGCAACGACGACGCGATCCGTTCGGTGGGCCTGCTCACGCGCATCGTCGCCGACGCCGCGGCCGAGGGCCTGATCCAGCGTCACCAGAAGCCGGAAGAGGGCGAGACCCCCGTCGAGCCGCTCGCCGAGTGGGAGGCCGAGCTGCTCGCGCAGACCACCGAGGCGGACGACGTCCAGGCCGTCGACCTGCGTGAGGCCGTCGCCTCCGTGGGCAAGAAGACCGACGCCCCCGAGCCGACCGAAGAGAACGACGCCGACGCTCAGGTCGAGGGCAAGGAGATCGGCGAGCCGGTCGCGAGCCCCGTCGCCGAGGCGGACCCCGAGGTCGCGAACGCGGTCGACCCCGACGCCGCTGCGATCGACGCCGCCGCTGACGCTGCTGCCTCCAAGTAA
- the pyrH gene encoding UMP kinase codes for MKTPKTKRRRVLLKLSGEAFGGGSLGVNPDVVSQLAQEIAEASTDVEVAIVVGGGNFFRGAELSQRGMDRGRADYMGMLGTVMNALALQDFLEQTGASTRVQSAIAMTQVAEPYIPRRAGRHLEKGRIVIFGAGAGLPYFSTDTVSAQRALEIGADEVLVAKNGVDGVYSADPRTDPDATKFDRLTYQEALVQGLKVVDSTAFSLCMDNGMPMHVFGMEGEGNIARAIRGERIGTLVSN; via the coding sequence ATGAAGACCCCCAAGACCAAACGCCGACGAGTCCTTCTCAAGCTTTCCGGGGAGGCGTTCGGCGGCGGCTCGCTGGGTGTGAACCCTGACGTGGTCAGCCAGCTGGCCCAGGAGATCGCCGAGGCGTCGACCGACGTCGAGGTCGCGATCGTCGTCGGCGGCGGCAACTTCTTCCGCGGCGCCGAGCTGAGCCAGCGCGGAATGGATCGCGGTCGCGCCGACTACATGGGCATGCTCGGCACCGTGATGAACGCTCTCGCCCTCCAAGACTTCTTGGAGCAGACCGGCGCCTCGACGCGCGTCCAGTCGGCGATCGCGATGACCCAGGTCGCCGAGCCCTACATTCCTCGCCGGGCTGGGCGTCACCTCGAGAAGGGCCGCATCGTCATCTTCGGCGCCGGAGCCGGGCTGCCCTACTTCTCGACCGACACGGTGTCCGCTCAGCGTGCCCTCGAGATCGGGGCCGACGAGGTCCTGGTCGCCAAGAACGGCGTCGACGGCGTCTACTCGGCCGACCCGCGCACCGACCCCGACGCCACGAAGTTCGACCGCCTCACCTACCAGGAGGCACTCGTGCAGGGTCTCAAGGTCGTCGACTCGACCGCGTTCAGCCTGTGCATGGACAACGGGATGCCCATGCACGTGTTCGGCATGGAGGGCGAAGGCAACATCGCCCGCGCCATCCGGGGCGAGCGCATCGGCACTCTCGTCAGCAACTGA
- a CDS encoding lytic transglycosylase domain-containing protein has product MATASAFRGPVITRKRVVLPLVGFAATFAFISGSLINPISGAYASTAPASDAVTPAVSTHVAGQEYVVASTADPSAARDGYTVNYTSPVVKKAKVVVTPTTTASTATSGAAATTSTTATAPAAGTPDPGSAQAIGAQMVAAHGWGTDQFNCLVSLWNKESGWNVYASNPSGAYGIPQALPGSKMSSAGADWQTSAATQITWGLGYISGHYGTPCGAWAHSEADNWY; this is encoded by the coding sequence GTGGCCACGGCGTCTGCCTTCCGCGGCCCGGTCATCACGCGCAAGCGTGTCGTCCTCCCTCTCGTCGGGTTCGCGGCGACGTTCGCGTTCATCTCCGGCTCGCTGATCAACCCCATCTCGGGCGCGTACGCCTCCACCGCTCCGGCTTCCGACGCCGTCACCCCCGCCGTGTCGACGCACGTGGCCGGGCAAGAATACGTCGTGGCCTCCACCGCAGATCCGTCTGCGGCGCGCGACGGCTACACCGTCAACTACACGTCTCCCGTCGTCAAGAAGGCGAAGGTCGTCGTCACGCCGACCACCACGGCCAGCACCGCGACCTCCGGCGCTGCGGCGACCACGAGCACCACGGCGACGGCTCCGGCGGCCGGCACGCCCGACCCGGGCAGTGCTCAGGCCATCGGCGCCCAGATGGTCGCCGCGCACGGTTGGGGCACCGATCAGTTCAACTGCCTCGTCTCGCTGTGGAACAAAGAGTCCGGCTGGAACGTCTACGCGTCCAACCCCAGCGGCGCCTACGGAATCCCGCAGGCTCTTCCCGGAAGCAAGATGTCGAGCGCGGGCGCCGACTGGCAGACCAGTGCCGCCACTCAGATCACCTGGGGCCTCGGTTACATCTCCGGCCACTACGGCACCCCCTGCGGCGCCTGGGCCCACTCCGAAGCCGACAACTGGTACTGA
- the tsf gene encoding translation elongation factor Ts, producing MANYSLADVKVLRDRLGAGMLDSKNALVEAEGDLEKAIEILRVKGLKGVAKREGRTTTAGLVTASAPEAAGTATIIELASETDFVAKNDKFIALAENVLKAVAASGATTAEAGNAAPLEGKTVEAFVNDEAALLGEKVELRQVQAVAGDEFAIYLHKTSKDLPPQVGVVVGYTGGDAETARSIAQHIAFAAPTYLSRDEVPADDVARERAIVEETAKNEGKPEQALPKIIEGRLTGYFKEIALLDQAYAKDSKLSVQKVLEEAGMTVQGFARIKVGA from the coding sequence ATGGCCAACTACTCACTCGCCGACGTCAAGGTCCTTCGCGACCGTCTCGGCGCCGGCATGCTCGACAGCAAGAACGCTCTGGTCGAGGCCGAGGGCGACCTCGAGAAGGCGATCGAGATCCTGCGCGTCAAGGGTCTGAAGGGCGTGGCCAAGCGCGAAGGCCGCACCACGACGGCCGGTCTCGTCACGGCGTCGGCTCCTGAGGCTGCGGGCACCGCGACCATCATCGAGCTGGCCAGCGAGACCGACTTCGTCGCGAAGAACGACAAGTTCATCGCTCTGGCCGAGAACGTCCTGAAGGCTGTCGCGGCTTCGGGTGCGACCACCGCCGAGGCCGGCAACGCCGCACCGCTCGAGGGCAAGACCGTCGAGGCCTTCGTCAACGACGAGGCCGCCCTGCTCGGCGAAAAGGTCGAGCTCCGTCAGGTCCAGGCCGTGGCGGGCGACGAGTTCGCGATCTACCTGCACAAGACCTCCAAAGACCTGCCCCCGCAGGTCGGCGTGGTCGTGGGCTACACCGGCGGCGACGCCGAGACCGCTCGCTCGATCGCTCAGCACATCGCCTTCGCCGCGCCGACGTACCTGTCGCGCGACGAGGTCCCGGCCGACGACGTGGCGCGCGAGCGTGCCATCGTCGAGGAGACCGCGAAGAACGAGGGCAAGCCCGAGCAGGCTCTGCCCAAGATCATCGAGGGTCGCCTGACCGGCTACTTCAAGGAGATCGCCCTCCTCGACCAGGCCTACGCCAAAGACAGCAAGCTGTCGGTGCAGAAGGTCCTGGAAGAGGCCGGCATGACCGTCCAGGGCTTCGCCCGGATCAAGGTCGGCGCGTAA
- a CDS encoding alpha/beta hydrolase → MSETEFEIRGGVELPAIRRDIELHTEDGLTLVGELAVPVDRAPVATLLTLHPLPTAGGFMDSHIIRKAAARLPAQADLAVLRFNFRSVSSPRGTSEGEFGDGETERFDLAAAVRFIEAEGLPTPWLVGWSFGTEVAIKHGLEHRIAGAILLSPPLRRATDAELGRWAGSGSRLIAVVPEFDDFLRPAEARERFALVPETELIEVESGKHLWVGESQTRRVLTEIVRVVNPQALPLAEVWPA, encoded by the coding sequence GTGAGCGAGACCGAGTTCGAGATCCGCGGCGGGGTCGAACTGCCCGCCATCCGTCGGGACATCGAACTGCACACAGAAGACGGTCTGACCCTCGTCGGTGAGCTCGCCGTGCCGGTCGACAGGGCCCCGGTGGCGACGTTGCTGACCCTGCATCCTCTGCCGACCGCTGGTGGCTTCATGGACAGCCACATCATCCGCAAGGCCGCCGCCCGGCTCCCGGCGCAGGCCGACCTCGCCGTGCTGCGTTTCAACTTCCGCAGCGTGTCGTCGCCGCGCGGCACGTCCGAGGGAGAGTTCGGCGACGGCGAGACCGAGCGGTTCGACCTCGCTGCCGCCGTGCGGTTCATCGAGGCCGAGGGCCTGCCGACACCGTGGCTTGTGGGGTGGTCGTTCGGCACCGAGGTCGCGATCAAGCACGGCCTCGAGCACAGGATCGCCGGGGCGATCCTCCTGTCGCCCCCGCTCCGGCGTGCGACGGATGCCGAGCTCGGTCGCTGGGCGGGCTCGGGCAGCCGACTGATCGCAGTCGTTCCCGAGTTCGACGACTTCCTGCGCCCCGCCGAGGCCCGTGAGCGTTTCGCGCTGGTGCCGGAGACCGAGCTCATCGAGGTCGAGAGCGGCAAGCACCTCTGGGTCGGCGAGAGCCAGACCAGGCGGGTGCTGACCGAGATCGTTCGGGTCGTCAACCCGCAGGCCCTGCCGCTTGCCGAGGTCTGGCCGGCCTGA
- a CDS encoding sugar porter family MFS transporter: MSEATTTPPDEARRLDRRVTALAIVAAIGGFLFGFDSSVINGAVNSIGTTFHIPSAASGIVVASALIGCAVGAYLGGRFADRWGRIRVMFIAAILFFASSILAGLAFATWDFIIWRLVGGLGIGIASVIAPAYISEVSPKGIRGRLGSFQQLAITLGIFAALGSDQLFAVIGGSADAMIGPFAAWRWMFLVGIIPSVVYGILALRLPESPRYLAGEGRREEARDVLKQIVPTETVETNLHDIEDAIKKEADLTKKSSIRGNRFGLKPIVWIGIILAIFQQFVGINVIFYYSTTLWQAVGFKESQSFLISTITAVVNVAVTFVAIALVDKVGRRPMLLWGSVGMTVSLAFMAISFSQSHMVNGAPQLPGAWGPIALVAANIFVISFGATWGPLMWVLLGEMFPSNIRAAALGIGSSANWIANFVVTVAFPALAAVSLTLSYGIFAFFALLSIFFVFFKIKETKGRSLEEMGTEELQGATASA; the protein is encoded by the coding sequence GTGTCCGAAGCGACAACCACCCCACCCGACGAAGCGAGACGACTCGACCGGAGGGTCACCGCCCTCGCCATCGTGGCCGCGATCGGCGGCTTCCTCTTCGGCTTTGACTCGTCCGTCATCAACGGTGCGGTCAACTCGATCGGGACGACTTTCCACATCCCCTCGGCCGCGTCCGGCATCGTCGTCGCTTCGGCTCTCATCGGCTGTGCCGTGGGTGCCTATCTCGGCGGTCGCTTCGCCGACCGCTGGGGTCGCATCCGGGTGATGTTCATCGCGGCGATCCTGTTCTTCGCCAGCTCGATCCTCGCGGGTCTCGCGTTCGCCACCTGGGACTTCATCATCTGGCGTCTGGTCGGGGGTCTCGGCATCGGCATCGCGTCGGTCATCGCACCGGCCTACATCTCCGAGGTCTCGCCGAAGGGCATCCGCGGCCGCCTCGGGTCGTTCCAGCAGCTCGCGATCACGTTGGGCATCTTCGCCGCTCTCGGCTCCGACCAGCTGTTCGCCGTGATCGGCGGCTCCGCCGACGCCATGATCGGCCCATTCGCGGCATGGCGCTGGATGTTCCTCGTCGGCATCATCCCGTCGGTCGTCTACGGCATCCTCGCCCTGCGGCTCCCCGAGTCGCCACGCTATCTGGCCGGCGAGGGGCGGCGAGAGGAAGCGCGAGACGTGCTCAAGCAGATCGTCCCGACCGAGACGGTCGAGACGAACCTCCACGACATCGAAGACGCCATCAAAAAAGAGGCCGACCTCACCAAGAAGTCGAGCATCCGCGGCAACCGCTTCGGTCTCAAACCGATCGTCTGGATCGGTATTATCCTCGCGATCTTCCAGCAGTTCGTCGGCATCAACGTGATCTTCTACTACTCGACGACCCTGTGGCAGGCCGTCGGCTTCAAGGAGTCGCAGTCCTTCTTGATCTCCACCATCACCGCTGTCGTCAACGTGGCTGTCACCTTCGTGGCCATCGCCCTGGTCGACAAGGTGGGTCGTCGCCCCATGCTGCTGTGGGGCTCCGTCGGCATGACCGTCAGCCTCGCGTTCATGGCCATCTCGTTCAGCCAGTCGCACATGGTGAACGGCGCGCCCCAACTGCCCGGCGCCTGGGGCCCGATCGCCCTGGTCGCGGCGAACATCTTCGTGATCTCGTTCGGCGCCACCTGGGGCCCGCTCATGTGGGTGCTGCTCGGCGAGATGTTCCCGTCCAACATCCGTGCGGCAGCCCTCGGCATCGGCTCGAGCGCCAACTGGATCGCGAACTTCGTGGTTACCGTCGCATTCCCCGCGTTGGCCGCAGTCAGTCTCACGCTCTCGTACGGCATCTTCGCCTTCTTCGCGCTGCTGTCGATCTTCTTCGTGTTCTTCAAGATCAAAGAGACGAAGGGCCGCTCGCTCGAAGAGATGGGCACCGAAGAGCTGCAGGGGGCGACCGCAAGCGCCTGA
- a CDS encoding phosphatidate cytidylyltransferase, with translation MDDDSHGDEHTPAQHDRTHDRALNARHDIEEQLRTQRARLEAGNEKLKARTGRNLPAAIGIGIGLGGAVLVSLILIKALFMIVAVVLIFFIVFELTTAIRTAGRDVPRLPSVLVGIAIVPASFYFKAEGQWLTLIGGIVFVSLWRLALQLGSARRTGAVDLWRDLGSGAFVQIYTTFLGSFLVLLTAQNGGQWWALGTLIVVISVDTGAYATGLSFGKHPMAPRISPKKTWEGFAGSVAAAMIAGVIISIFMIHQPWWLGLVLGAVLTLTATMGDLTESLIKRDLGIKDISTWLPGHGGFLDRLDSTLPSAVVAYALYLIFATR, from the coding sequence ATGGACGACGACTCACACGGTGACGAGCACACCCCCGCACAGCACGACAGAACCCACGATCGAGCACTGAACGCTCGGCACGACATCGAAGAGCAGCTGCGCACACAGCGCGCCCGCCTCGAGGCCGGCAACGAGAAGCTGAAGGCCCGGACCGGCCGCAACCTGCCGGCCGCCATCGGCATCGGCATCGGCCTGGGCGGTGCCGTGCTGGTCAGCCTCATCCTCATCAAGGCGCTCTTCATGATCGTCGCCGTGGTGTTGATCTTCTTCATCGTCTTCGAGTTGACGACGGCCATCCGCACGGCGGGCCGCGACGTTCCGCGGCTGCCGAGCGTGCTGGTCGGCATCGCCATCGTGCCGGCCTCGTTCTACTTCAAGGCCGAGGGTCAATGGCTGACTCTCATCGGCGGCATCGTCTTCGTCTCCCTCTGGAGACTCGCGCTGCAGCTCGGCTCCGCCCGACGGACTGGCGCCGTCGATCTCTGGCGCGACCTCGGGTCGGGCGCCTTCGTGCAGATCTACACGACCTTCCTCGGGTCGTTCCTCGTGCTGCTCACCGCCCAGAACGGCGGCCAGTGGTGGGCGCTCGGCACGCTCATCGTCGTGATCTCGGTCGACACCGGGGCGTACGCCACCGGGCTGTCGTTCGGCAAGCACCCGATGGCGCCCCGGATCAGCCCGAAGAAGACGTGGGAAGGTTTCGCCGGGTCGGTCGCCGCCGCCATGATCGCCGGCGTCATCATCTCGATCTTCATGATCCACCAGCCGTGGTGGCTCGGCCTCGTCCTCGGCGCGGTCCTGACGCTGACGGCGACCATGGGCGACCTGACCGAGTCGCTGATCAAGCGCGACCTCGGCATCAAAGACATCTCGACCTGGCTGCCGGGCCACGGCGGCTTCCTCGACCGGCTCGACAGCACCCTGCCCTCTGCGGTCGTCGCGTACGCGCTGTACCTGATCTTCGCCACGCGATAG
- a CDS encoding AI-2E family transporter, whose protein sequence is MRIHGAFRLGLLGGLGVLAAILIGTALGELSTILTYVGVAIFLALGLDPVVAFLEKRKVPRALAITIVMIAVLAAFVGVVFAIVPTIVSQTTDLVNNLATYLQSLTAQQFVDNLQALVPKSVFNVQSALSTVVSFLTDPKNIVTIGGGVLAVGVAITNGVAGTVIVLILTLYFMASLNSMKHGLYQLVPKSSRSEFARLADAISASVGRYVIGQVALALLNGVLSFIVLSILKADLPAFFAFLAFIGALIPLVGTVSAAAVIVVAQVALLPTSPATWISLAVWYLIYMQVEAYVLSPRVMRQAVKIPGVIVIIAALVGGTLLGVLGALIAVPVAGAVLLIVREVVIPRQNER, encoded by the coding sequence GTGAGGATCCACGGCGCCTTCCGACTCGGTCTGCTCGGTGGCCTCGGCGTCCTCGCCGCGATCCTCATCGGGACGGCCCTCGGCGAGCTCTCCACGATCCTGACCTACGTCGGCGTCGCCATCTTCCTCGCCCTCGGTCTCGACCCGGTCGTCGCATTCCTCGAAAAACGGAAGGTTCCGAGGGCACTCGCGATCACCATCGTGATGATCGCGGTGCTCGCCGCCTTCGTCGGCGTCGTCTTCGCGATCGTGCCGACGATCGTGAGCCAGACCACCGACCTCGTCAACAACCTCGCGACCTACCTGCAGAGCCTCACTGCTCAGCAGTTCGTCGACAACCTGCAGGCGCTCGTGCCGAAGAGCGTCTTCAACGTGCAGAGCGCCCTCAGCACCGTGGTGTCGTTCTTGACCGACCCGAAGAACATCGTGACGATCGGCGGCGGCGTGCTCGCTGTCGGCGTCGCCATCACGAACGGCGTCGCCGGCACGGTCATCGTGCTGATCCTGACGCTCTACTTCATGGCGTCGCTGAACAGCATGAAGCACGGGCTCTATCAGCTGGTGCCGAAGTCGAGCCGAAGCGAGTTCGCCCGTCTCGCCGACGCCATCAGCGCTTCAGTCGGGCGGTACGTGATCGGCCAGGTGGCTCTGGCGCTGCTGAACGGGGTCCTGAGCTTCATCGTCCTGTCGATCCTCAAGGCCGATCTGCCGGCCTTCTTCGCCTTCCTCGCGTTCATCGGCGCCCTGATCCCGCTCGTGGGCACGGTCAGTGCCGCCGCCGTGATCGTCGTCGCCCAGGTGGCGCTGCTGCCGACGTCGCCGGCCACCTGGATCTCGCTTGCCGTCTGGTATCTCATCTACATGCAGGTCGAGGCGTACGTGCTTTCGCCTCGAGTCATGCGGCAGGCCGTCAAGATCCCCGGCGTCATCGTCATCATCGCCGCTCTCGTCGGTGGCACGCTGCTCGGCGTGCTCGGGGCTCTGATCGCCGTGCCCGTCGCAGGGGCGGTGCTGTTGATCGTGCGCGAGGTCGTCATACCCCGGCAGAACGAGCGCTGA
- the frr gene encoding ribosome recycling factor, whose amino-acid sequence MGKAVEVAKDDFNTVRTGRINPALFQKIPVDYYGTPTPLAQLASLQAPEARTLIVTPYDKTALKEIERAIATFPNLGASPTNDGTIVRVTIPELTQDRRKEFVKIVKTKGEDAKVAIRNIRRRAKDDLDAQDEVGEDEIARAEKELEAITKSHVDAIDEALKKKEAELLEV is encoded by the coding sequence ATGGGCAAGGCCGTGGAGGTCGCGAAAGACGACTTCAACACGGTCCGCACCGGTCGGATCAACCCCGCGCTGTTCCAGAAGATCCCCGTCGACTACTACGGCACGCCCACGCCGCTCGCCCAGCTCGCGTCGCTGCAGGCCCCCGAGGCACGGACGCTCATCGTCACGCCCTACGACAAGACGGCGCTCAAAGAGATCGAGCGCGCCATCGCGACATTCCCGAACCTCGGTGCCAGCCCGACGAACGACGGCACGATCGTGCGCGTGACGATCCCCGAGCTGACGCAGGACCGTCGCAAGGAGTTCGTCAAGATCGTGAAGACGAAGGGCGAGGACGCCAAGGTGGCGATCCGCAACATCCGCCGCCGCGCCAAGGACGACCTCGACGCTCAAGACGAGGTCGGCGAAGACGAGATCGCTCGTGCCGAGAAGGAGCTCGAGGCCATCACCAAGAGCCACGTCGACGCTATCGACGAGGCCCTGAAGAAGAAGGAAGCGGAGCTCCTCGAGGTCTGA
- a CDS encoding DivIVA domain-containing protein yields the protein MSSTFPQVSGSQRGYDVKQVEDFLLEARKAYAGDSDAPAVTAESIRQTAFAMVKHGFEPAPVDSALERLEDAFAIRERDRVLRETGDETWFSEARGMAEAIVLRLERPEGHRFDRVSVLSVGYHPVDVDRLVTQLKGYFSEGEALSIEDVRTSVFRAKRGGYREGQVDLVLDSVVDVMLAVR from the coding sequence GTGAGTTCGACATTCCCCCAGGTGAGCGGTTCCCAGCGCGGCTACGACGTGAAGCAGGTCGAGGACTTCCTGCTGGAGGCGCGGAAGGCGTACGCGGGAGACTCCGACGCGCCGGCCGTGACTGCCGAGAGCATCCGGCAGACCGCTTTCGCCATGGTCAAGCACGGCTTCGAACCGGCACCTGTCGACTCGGCCCTCGAGAGACTCGAAGACGCCTTCGCGATCCGTGAGCGCGATCGTGTCCTGCGCGAGACGGGTGACGAGACCTGGTTCTCCGAGGCCCGCGGCATGGCCGAGGCCATCGTCTTGCGTCTCGAACGGCCCGAGGGGCATCGCTTCGATCGCGTGTCCGTCCTCTCCGTGGGGTACCACCCGGTCGACGTCGATCGCCTCGTGACGCAGCTGAAGGGGTACTTCTCCGAGGGCGAAGCGCTCAGTATCGAAGACGTGCGCACGAGCGTCTTCCGAGCCAAACGGGGCGGGTACCGAGAGGGCCAGGTCGACCTCGTTCTCGACAGCGTGGTGGATGTGATGCTCGCCGTTCGGTGA
- a CDS encoding M23 family metallopeptidase, protein MPAFLVLAACGALVSALAVASPAASLGSVVSVGSGAAAGPAARKAPGDHALPRWSWPVPSPHDVIRGYDAPEMVWSPGHRGIDIAAAPGAIVHAPDSGRVHFTGTVVDRPVLSLEHAGGVLSSFEPVDATVAAGEAVSRGQAIGILRPGHCPESACLHLGARVDGDYVSPLLLLGELPPSVLLPTESLP, encoded by the coding sequence TTGCCCGCCTTTCTGGTGCTCGCCGCCTGTGGCGCCCTTGTCAGCGCGCTGGCGGTCGCATCGCCTGCGGCGTCCCTCGGCTCCGTGGTCTCTGTGGGCTCCGGTGCCGCTGCGGGCCCCGCCGCCCGGAAAGCTCCGGGCGACCACGCACTGCCGCGCTGGTCGTGGCCCGTCCCGTCGCCGCATGACGTCATCCGCGGGTACGACGCACCGGAGATGGTCTGGTCTCCCGGTCACCGCGGGATCGACATCGCCGCCGCCCCGGGGGCGATCGTCCACGCGCCCGACTCGGGCCGCGTGCACTTCACCGGGACCGTCGTCGACAGGCCTGTGCTCTCGCTCGAGCACGCGGGAGGCGTCCTGTCGAGCTTCGAGCCGGTCGACGCGACCGTTGCGGCGGGCGAGGCGGTCTCTCGAGGCCAGGCGATCGGCATCCTGCGCCCCGGTCACTGCCCGGAGTCGGCCTGCCTTCACCTCGGGGCGCGCGTCGATGGCGACTACGTGTCGCCGCTGCTGCTGCTCGGCGAACTGCCGCCGTCGGTTCTGCTGCCGACGGAGTCGCTGCCGTGA